GTATCAAGGTTCAGTCTTGCTCCCCTGAACTGAACCTAAGGATTTCAAAAACTTCTAAGGTAAAACTTACTgtaatgattttttgtttttcttttttggttgtttttattttgtgagaAGTTGATTTAAGTGCCTTTCCTTGGAAAATAAGATCTTTCTTGAAACCTGTTACACAATGTGGAGAGCAAGTATGATTGCTAACCTTCTCACTTTTGTAAAGAAGGTCAGGCCTGTCAGTAGTGTGTGAGAGCTAGCAAGTGTCTTGACAGCTGCTGCACTGATAGTCCTCAACTTTCTGACCTGGTCACTGTGTTGCAATTACAAGGTAAGGGGGATTCATTATccaaaattaagttaaaaaagttTAGTCCACCACAGCATTGCACACCCCACCCACCTGTGGTGCATTCTTTTCTGTGAGAGTTCAAAGATACAGTGAGTATGCCtgcatttaaatatgaaaaacttACAAATTCTGGGTCTGctcccattttttcccccagacttagaagatggagacacagagaactatacaatGGAGTTCTTcagtgggggaggtgggaggagttGTAGGTCCTATTGGGAGGAAAGAAGCCTGAATCTATTAATCCCTGCTATTTTGTATCAGGAAAGTAAATTTAAGTTagcccaaagaatagcaagtccAGGCTGTAAGAGTCTATTTGGACAGACAAAAGTCTcaattataaacacacacacacacgcacaaaactCATGACTTACCTTAGACTCTGTAGTTTACAGTCTGGGTGTTTCAAGGCTTCACATAATGACTTCACTCCATCATCCCCTATATCACTCCCTTTCAGGTCAAGATGTATCAGATTCTGATTGTGAGTCAAAGAACCAGAGATACCCTGACAAAGGTCAGGGAAAGAAGTAAATCTCAACCTTCAGAAGAAAAATACACAGGAGAGATTACATCATCATCTCTGTCCCTGATTACAACATCCTTTTCTTTTCAAGCCCAGCTCTTAGACACTGTCTAACTATTtctgccatctcttatttgacacTAGGTTTCTCATATTCCAGGTCAAGATCATATACTCAGGATTCAGCATGCTGCCTAGGAAAAAGACTGAGTTATGACTTAGATGTCCATTATATCCTGACAACCAATACTCTCAATTTGTTTTTCAACCTTGAAGGAAAAGAAGGTGTAACATAAGGAAAGCAGAAGAgggttcttttttgtttgtttttttttaaactctttagtCTTAGGAACAATGACCAAATATTATTGGGGCTATTCCAAATACTGCATGACAACATTAATTCACAACATTAATCCTTTAAATAAGCCAACGTGAGTTCACAGTTAATATCAACTATTTGATATGCATAATTAGCAAAacacattttttcaaaatatttcctgtCACCTCATGGGCTTTGTTAGGTGTAGAGAGAGAGACAACGGAAAGCAAAATATGAAGTAAGTTAAATCGGCCAATTTTTAAGTTTCCATCTAACTTTGTCAGAGACTTAAGCCTGGGTCCTCCAGTGCCACTGCTGGCCCCAAATGCCCAGTATAGTCATATTTCTAACCGTTCAGAAACCTGTGATATCATCTCCCTTCACTttagcagaaggcaatggcaccccactccagtactcttgcctggaaaatcccatggacagaggagcctggtaggctgcagtccatggggtcaccaagagtcagccacgactgagcgacttcactttcccttttcactttcatgcattggagaaggaaatggcaacccactccagtgttcttgcctggagaatcccagggacgggggagcctggtgggctgccgtctatggggtcgcacagagtaggacacgaccgaagtgactcagcagcaccTTTCACCCTCACCCCTCATCCAGCCAAGCACACCAAAAGAATAAAGCTTTATATCCATTTAGAGTGCTAGGTATCATCATATAGTAAAGGTGCCTAATGCACTCACTAAACGTAAGTTgaaatcccttgtcagggaaaaGGGATTTGAGTAAGGTGATACTAAGGTGAGAAAGACTGAGAGCCGTCTTCATGGTGTTATCCCCCATAAGAGACTCTCGCATTCTAAAAGAGGGAGCCATTTAAGCCCAGAGAAGACACTGCATGCTGCGTTGcctcagttgtatctaactctttgctaccccttggactgtagcccagcaggctcctctgtccatgggattctccaggcaagaatactggaatgggttgccatgccctcctccaggggatcttcccgacccaggaatcaaacccacgtctcttatatctcctgcattggtaggcaggttctttaccactggcgccacctgggaagccccagtatcaGCTGTTGTTGAAATTTGAGTTGGTGGCATCCAGTGAAGGGTCACTGTGGGGGAGATGAAGGCAGGTAAGTGAAAAGGACTTGACTACGTCATCATCACATATGGGCATATGTCaacaacatttataaatatatgcaagACCAGACTTCATCTACTTACTTGAGATTCTAAgggaaatatttaaagagaagCCTGTTTCCTGAAAAAAGAACATTCATCTCCAGTGCTAATGGAAACAACAAGTCTCAATTATTTGTTCAGCATTCACTACATATTACTGAGCACCAATCAGGCATTGGGCACACTGATGGGCATCGAATACAGAGACAAATAGGACAGGTTCCAGCTCCTGGTGGAGCCAACAgacaagagagagagatgtgaaCAAGCAAATGTAAAAAAGTGGTAGGgtatctaaaataaaatgaagatataaaaattttgaaaaggaaatagcaaatgttggcaaggatgaggAGCAGCTGGAACGTATACACGATGCAGGCAAGATTATAAAATGGTAAAACCACTTGGAAGAACTGgttgggaatttttttaaaagttaaatatatatctatGAGCTAATAATTCCATCCTTAGGTATTAGCCCAAGAGATAAGAACATGTCATAAAAAAAGGTTGGTACAAAATATTCATGGAACCTTATTCATAACAGCCataaactggaaataacccaaagatccattaataagaaaataagtaaGCAAGTTGTAGTATATCATCACAAGGGAATGCTAATCAGTAATTAAACGAATGACTGAAACATGCAATAACATGAATTTCAAAAAACCTTTTGTTGAGCAAAATAAGATGAACACATGAATCAATCTAAATGAGTTCCAAGAATAGACAAAGCTAATGTACAGTCATAGAGGTCAGAAAGTGGTTGCCTTTACGACAGGACAGAGTGAGAGAAGTAAATAGAGAAAAGATTACATGGAAACTTTACGAGGGGAGGGAATTACTCTCTATCTTGTTTTGGGTATTTGTTACAAAGGTGTATGCAACTGTCAAAACCTAATGAACTAAACACTTAACATCTGTGCATTGTATtgaatggggaaaaaacagaactTATCTTTGAAAATGCTTTGTTGACCTGAGTAGAATGCCTTAGTTCTATGTTCCTTTTTATCTAGAAAATTCCTAATCAAGCCTCAAAAACCAGGTCAACCACTTCTATGCTCTGTGCAGTTTTCCCCAGAAAAAGTTACTTATGTTCCCACAACTCCAGACGTTTCCATAGGTGGTGTTCTTAAGAGTATTTTATGCAGtagattttaatttctgtttactACTAGTTCCCCCTAATGAgtaggagtgggaggtgggataaagaaagaaagaagaagaactcCATGTTCTCATGCCAGACTTACCGTAGTTTTTGTAGTTTACAGTTTGGGTGCCTTAGCTCTAGGTTAAAAATCTTCATTGCTAATTCATCAAGGTTGCTGTGACACAAGATCACTTCTCTCAAGTGTTTGTTTGTATGCAGCACAGAACAGAGGTCTTGCCACCAATGAAAAATGTGACTGCCAGCCCTTTGCCTAAatgattagaaaaagaaaagaccaacAAATCTGTTTCCGCTCAGGCAACTCTCAGAAGATGGTACTGAGTGAAAACAAGTGTCCTTTGCTACTCAGTTAGGAGTAACTCAAAGGAGTGGTTGGAATTTGGAGTCTACATACCTCAATTACTAgaggaaaggcagagggagaaagggCACTTACAGGAAAACAAATGGCTTTTTGGTAAGGTAAACAGGCCCCTTAGAGGAGAGCCTGAAGATATCATGGTGATAATAATGTCTGAGTGTGGTGCCAACTGCTGCCTTCACAAAGACAAGATTAGAGTTACTCTGGGGAGGGGATTTATGACAGCTAATTTAAAAAGCTGAGATCTTTTGGAAGGCTCTGCTTTTAGGCAAATAAGGAATTTTGAGAACTCAGATgcctttaattcaaaataattcgTATGTAAAAACTGCGTAGTTTGAAATGGCAATATAGTGATCCACTTCactactcaataaatattggttccCCCATGCCTTGCTTAAATTGGGATGAATGACATTGCAGAGGGGTGGTCTCTACATCACTCAGGGTCTTAAATTTGAGATTGAGGTGGTAAGTCATTCATTCAGACATTCAAGTACTTACTGCATACGATGTATAAAATGGTGAACAAGAGATCCCGCTCTTGTGAGGTTTACAATGTAGTTATGTCATAAAATAGGCTAAGGTCACCTATAATGTCTCTTAAAAAAACACAGGATTCTCGGTCTCTTATTTTCACAACAATGGCAACTCTAGTATCAGATAACACTATAACATAGATGAGGGAAAAGTAGCACAAAGACTAGCAATACAGTTGCTAGAATTCCTTCCTAATACTTATTATTAGGCATAAAATACATTCTAATGTTCTGGGTTCAATCATGTCTTCTATAAGTAGAACTATGAAGTCAGAATTAAGAAAATTGACTGCAGGTGATTACTCACAACTCCCTAAGGACAGGAAAGGTCATAGCATCCCAGCCTACAATTCCTACTTCCACagttccaagagaaatgaaatgtaTGTTCTTATAAGAGGAATACATTTGTATGTAATGGCAATGAGAAAACTTGGGTAAAGTTGGAAAACCAAATACCTATAATCAGATGTGTAACCTCAATCAAGTTATGTTCTTTCTTGGTACCTCAGTTTTTTataagtaaaatggaaataacagcaCCTACGTAGGATTATTGGAGACTAAACGAGCTGGTACTTAGAGGGATACTGGGTATGTGTTAagcaaatgttagctattatttgaTCTGTGCTTGAATCAATAACTGACAACTGTAACTTTCTGGGTGaacttctctgagtttcagttttataatcttaaaaataaattgagataTGGTTTTGACCAGCATTAGCTTGGATAACATGTTAAATATTCTGTGATTATATAGCTGTGTGccacatgaagtgaagtgaagttgctcagtcgtgtccgactctttgtgaccccatggactgtagcctaccaggattctccgtccatgggatttcccaggcaagaatactggaatgggttgccattcccttctccaggggatcttcccgacccagggatcaaacccaggtctcctgcaatgcaagcagacgctttaccctctgagccaccagggaagccccaagcccaTAATCAATTAAATCTGGAACTGATACCATAGTTCAAGAGAGTTAGAAAAAGTAActtgagaaaggagagagggtaaaataatatgcataaaatGCTGAAGGTGCATTTAGTCTTTCAAAACACTCCTTCAGCACCTACTATTTCTTATCTCACTATTTATGGTGTTAAAGGGCTAAATCTTTCATGCAAAGGCCAAACTATATCAAGGTAATAGGGAAGGTGAGTGAGGTCAGTAAAGTGAAACAGCCCAGACAAATGAGCTATGTACTCTGGGTTCAGCAAGAAATTCCtggtctctatttttttaaaaagaatatattatagTGGACGGAAGTTAGCACTGTGCTGCCTCCCTCCTTGAGAACTGAAACACTCATTCCCTAGTTGCTGGAAGCTCTCAGCCAAGTGCTTCTCTGGGGATTGCCCTCAGGCCAAGACAGCAACTGCAGGCACATTTTGCCCATTCCTCACCAGTAGCTGTGACTGGTCAATAGGGGGTTTCAGTGCCTGGCCTCCTTGTCTCAAGGTGGGACAATTCTGAAAGGTTATCCTGGCTCTGGGACCTCAGTTAAAcaactcctcccctccctctgacaACATCTACGTCCTTCATTCCCTTTCAGGGCACTTCCAGGGAACTGACCTAACCCACTTACCAAGTTTCAGGTGGGAAGCTTGAGTTTAACATCTTCTTCTCAAATACCCCAGTTACCATCAGCTTCATGGTCCGTAAACACTGGCAGTGCTTCAGGCAGAATGAAGACAAAAGCAAATGGATTTCCTCACAAATATTAATGACAACCTTTTGGAAATATCTCATTGCCTGGCTTACAAATACTTCATCTTGAGTCTCATACAAGTGGAAAAACAACTCCAGAAAAACCAGGTGTGATGGAAGCTGTTCACTGCTACCCAGTGTTTCCATCCACTGAAGTATTGTCCATTTCACCTCCAGTGACATTGTACAGTTAAAAGTTTCCTCCAGTTGTTTCATTCGATCTTCATTCAAAAGGCCAAACAAAAAGCATTTCATCTGTGACAAATGGGGGTCTTTATAACTGCTGCTTTCAAGCACCAGCTCCAAATTTTCAAAAGACTGAAGGGAATCGTCCCTGGCGTCCCAATTGCCTTCCAACACATAGAACATTGCTGCAAAAAACTCCTGAATGTGTAGGTGGGTGAACACGTAGCAGTTTTCATACTCTGTGTCCTTTTGAAGAATATTTGTGTCTAGGAAAATTGAAACATCAGATTTCACTAACCCATGTCTTCTGAGATTTTCCTTGTAAAATACGTATGTCATAGTCCATACTCCTTTGGCAGCCAAGTGGCACAGGCTCCTCAGTTGGGTTTGGCTGGGTAGACCAGGAAAGCTTCTATCTACTTGTGTCAACAAGCTAGAGATACAGCAGGCAAACAGAGAAGTGGTTGTCTTGCAAGTCAGCGTGATATCAGCACCCTTTTCCATTTGCTGCTCCAGACAATTACAAACGACCCAGCACACTGCGGGGACTTTGCACATGTTAAAAAGCATCACACTGTTTCTTAGGCAACTGAATACTTGCAGGGCCCAACTCTGGTCTTCAAAAAACTGGTAAATATATTCCTGTCTTGCATCCTCAGACATACCTAGTAACTGTATAGAATGCCGATTCTTCAACAAAGGCTTTAGTTTCCTCCAAGCTGTGAGTTTTGTCGTCACCAACAAGGATGACTCAGGGAGCATCACTTTTCTCAGCAAACTACTCATGAGGAAGGACACAGGATGTACTTGGGTCCAGTCTGCACACAGCACAAACTCAGGCTCCTCAAAGGCAAAGTTCAGTTCATCAAAACtatcaataataaaaaggagATGACTTGGCTGGGACATAATCCTTTCAATGGGACCTTCTGTGCTGGGCCAGTCCTttgacagcaactgaacaaagcTTCTCTCTCTCAACTGGTTGATTTCTCTTGCATTGAGATAAAAAACATAGGTAAATTTCTGCTGGTAGAGGTTGCCCTGTGCCCAATCTAACATCATCATTCTCACCAACGTTGTTTTGCCTATTCCAGCAGCCCCTTGAAGGACCACCGTCTGTGGCTGCTCTTCGGTTCCAACTTCTTCACCAAACAAACGTTCCAACAGTTCTCGGCCTTCCTGAGCAATTTCATGACAGAAATCTCCAGATTTCCCAAGCAAATGGTTCTTATCTAACATGATGCGAAATTTTTCCCTTATTTGAATTCTGTATTCTGCTCCATCACCTAAGTCAGTTAGAAgggagattgaaaaaaaaaaaagatacacatgaTCAAAATTAATTCTATGATTTGCAATGTTAAGAATATTGGACATAGAGTAGGAGTGATACAGGCTGAAATCAAAGCACAGCTGGTTTAGATgagaaaagaatgtaaataaaacaaaaatattcctgTGGGTTTAAAACTCACATTATAAATTGTGGAAAAACTAATTGACAATGCAGAAAtttatgatggaaaataaaaattagattcaTTCCAgaagtattttttcttctttgtacttctatagagaaaaaaaaaaaaaaatggtatgtaTGGAGAACAGAGCCATTCTCCAGATAAAAAGAGAACAAAGTCAACAATTAACACTAACAGCCAGACAGGATCTGAAGACAGATCTGAACTATAGATCAAAGTAATCTGCTTTATACAGATAAAGCATTAATGGGCATGAACAGTTGCAAACATGTTTCTCAAGGAGCAAGAGTTGAGCCCCACACTGAGCTTCTCAGCCCTGGGGTCCTGCCCTAGGAAGATGAGCCCATGGAACATTTAGCTTTGAAGACAGCAGGGCTTACTTTCaggagagcctggaaggctgtgagAAACACAGACTCTGCTCTTAAagggcacacacaaaatctcacatgtTGAGATCCAGAGTAGAAGCAGTGATATGAAAGGAACTTGAGTAAGTAGCTGATCTTGGAGAGCCTCCCAGGGAGGCAGAAGACACCGGAGACTTACCCTCACAACACTGACAGCAGCCACTTTGGGAGTTGATTTTACCAGGAAAACACGGGTGCTGGCAAGAGTCATTTTGGAATCCTTCCCCTAGTTCACTAGCACCAGGACCCAGCCATGTCCACCAGCTAGTCAGCACTAGTCCCTGGGGCCCTACCTACCAGCAGGGAAACACCAGCTCTAAGATATCTTAGGCTCCTCAGTCAGCTTCCCCGGAATCCAGCCCCAACCACCAGTGGGCCAGCAACGGCCCTGGAATCTGGTCTCATCTACCACCTGTAGGACCCCCAGGCCATAGCCAAACCTAGATCCGCCCATCAGTGGGTCAGCACCAGCCCTGGAACCCCGCAGAGCTCCACAGCTGGTCACATCGGGATCTGGCTCCACCCAACAACAGACCAGCTAGTCCTGGCACCCCTGTACTCCCAAAGCCAGGCACTTGTGATCTGGCCCTACCCACCACCAGGTCATCCCAGACTCTAACCAGTCACAACATGCCCCAACCCCACCCAGTGGCAGGTCAACATCAGCTCTAGCAAACCTGGGCTTCAAGCCAGCCACAACCCAGCCCCCCTCACCAGTGGGACAGCACCAGGACAAGGACCCCCCAGGCCATGCCGCCAGCTCCTCTGAGATCAGTTCCACCAGCAGCCAGTAGCCTCTGCATGAGGCAGGGCCTAATAACCAACCGGACCAGGGGCCAGCCATGCCTACCAGTGCGTCCACAGTAGCCAGCCCTGCCACAACAGAAGGGCCCATGGGGCCTGCACACGGGCCACCCCCAGACCATAGGGCTCTGCTGACCAGGGGGAAGTGTGCTGCTGGGCCTCGTAGGACAGACCTACCTAATACatagacacagacacaaacacgAGGAGGCTagacaatatgctactaaacagccaatggatcactgaagaaatcaaagaggaaatcaaaaaatacccagagataaatgaaaatgaaaccacaATGATCCAAATCCTACAGGAtccagcaaaagcagttctaagagggaagttgatAGCAATAaaatcttacctcaggaaacaagaaaaatcacaaacaaacaacctaacatctaaaactagagaaagaagaacaaacaaacctaaaaataggagaaggaaataaattacaaagattagagcagaaataaatgaaacagagataaagaaaactatagcaaagatcaatgaaactaaaagctggttctttgaaaagatacacaaaattgataaacatttagacagactcaccaagaaaaaaagggagcaggctcaaatcaataaaattagaaatgaaaaagaagaaattacatgggacaccacagaaatagaaaggatAAGCAGAGACTACCACAAGaaactatataccaataaaatggacaacctggaagaaatggacaaattcttagaaagatacaATCTCCCAAGATTGaaccatgaataaataaaatacatgaacagATGAATCGCAAGTACTGAAGTTGAAACTGTGGACCATAACAAAGGTCTAGGAccatggcttcacaggtgacttccatcaaacatttagagaagacttAAAATCTAACCTTCTGAAACAATTCCAAAAAATTTCAGGGGAAGTAATACTTCCAAAtccattctatgaggccaccataaccttgataccaaaatcagacaaagatcccagagaaaattacaggccaatatcaccatTGAACGTAGACGTAAAAACCCACAACAAAACACAGCAATccaaattcaacaacacattaaaaggatcatacaccatgatcaagtgggatttatccccaAGGAGagttcagtatctgcaaatcaataaGTGTGAGACTGCattaacaaataacaaaaatcatACAATTATTTAAATAGATGCCaaaaaagcttctgacaaaattcatatccatttaggataaaaactctccagaaagtgaagatgacCATATCACCcaaggcaacctacagattcaatgcaatccccatctgaATACTAATGGGATTCCTTCCTCCATACATTCTCTCAGAACatagtatatttttcattcacaGCACACATCTCAAGCTggaattactttaatttttttaaagtatatcattcttttctttgttctacTAAGGCCTTCAGTACAAACATCTAACAAAGTTCAGATCCCACTAAATTATCCTTATTTCTCCCTCAGGAGAAGGTATGGTATTAGAAGTCAGATACTCCTTTTTATGGTATAACATCTCAGATGTTGCTGCACTTTATAAAAATCAGGGTTACAAGGATAATCTACTTTCTTTGTAATACTTTATCTATCTTCCAAATTTTACAAAGTAAATTTCTATGGAGGTAGAATCTTGGTTTCCTAAAT
Above is a genomic segment from Bos javanicus breed banteng chromosome 15, ARS-OSU_banteng_1.0, whole genome shotgun sequence containing:
- the NLRP14 gene encoding NACHT, LRR and PYD domains-containing protein 14, producing MTHLSSSSFFSDFGLLLYLEELNKEELIRFKSFLKNETLEPRSCRIPWSEVKKAKRKDLADLMSKYYPGEQAWEVALSIFGKMNLKDLCQRAKAEINWTAQTMRTEDTEAREVQGDQEAVLGDGAEYRIQIREKFRIMLDKNHLLGKSGDFCHEIAQEGRELLERLFGEEVGTEEQPQTVVLQGAAGIGKTTLVRMMMLDWAQGNLYQQKFTYVFYLNAREINQLRERSFVQLLSKDWPSTEGPIERIMSQPSHLLFIIDSFDELNFAFEEPEFVLCADWTQVHPVSFLMSSLLRKVMLPESSLLVTTKLTAWRKLKPLLKNRHSIQLLGMSEDARQEYIYQFFEDQSWALQVFSCLRNSVMLFNMCKVPAVCWVVCNCLEQQMEKGADITLTCKTTTSLFACCISSLLTQVDRSFPGLPSQTQLRSLCHLAAKGVWTMTYVFYKENLRRHGLVKSDVSIFLDTNILQKDTEYENCYVFTHLHIQEFFAAMFYVLEGNWDARDDSLQSFENLELVLESSSYKDPHLSQMKCFLFGLLNEDRMKQLEETFNCTMSLEVKWTILQWMETLGSSEQLPSHLVFLELFFHLYETQDEVFVSQAMRYFQKVVINICEEIHLLLSSFCLKHCQCLRTMKLMVTGVFEKKMLNSSFPPETWAGSHIFHWWQDLCSVLHTNKHLREVILCHSNLDELAMKIFNLELRHPNCKLQKLRLRFTSFPDLCQGISGSLTHNQNLIHLDLKGSDIGDDGVKSLCEALKHPDCKLQSLSLESCDLTTVCCLNISKALVRSQSLLSLNLSTNNLLDDGVKLLCEGLMHPKCNLEKLSLESCGLTVACCEDLSLVLISNKRLTHLCLADNMLGDGGVKFMSEALKHPQCILQSLVLRRCHFTSLSSESLSASLLHNKSLMHLDLGSNCLQDDGVKLLCDAFRHPSCSLQDLELVGCVLTSACCLDLASAILNNPNLQSLDLGNNDLQDDGVKFLFEALRHPNCNIQRLGLEHCGLTSLCCQDLSSTLSSNQGLIKISLTLNTLEREEIMKLSEVLRSTECKLQVLGLCKEALDEETQKLLEAVASSNLRLAVKQDCNDHEEEDGSWWQCF